GCGACATGCGCGTGAATGGTCCACCAAATTCCGGTCCGATGCCTTGCGGGGGAGCGGAATTTCTTGTCCGGTAAGTATACGACttggaaaccaagtcggtttgagacgTGGTCGCTACACGGAAAcgaccttggtcctcctatatatacttcttatcGTGGTCGGCAAAGACACACCGAAAAacatctagggttttgcctcgtctcacaacttgcgccgccatcgtagtctacctcatctcGAGCGCCGGCGTCCACTGGCGAATGGGAGAGCAGGTCTACGGAACCAGTCGCCTTTgtgatcctgtacgggagagggcgaattaggtttttgggaagcgctctACGCGACTGCTCGCTGCTTCCACAACGGGTCATCTACTTAGCAAGTCGGGCTCACAAAAATGCTAATTACTCAATAGTTCTGGCGGTGTCGATGTGGCTTGCCTGGACCTTGACCTGTGGCTAAGGGTGAAGCTAGTGAAGGAGATACAGACTGAAGGAAACTCTTGGTTGGCCCCACCCGGTCGCACCGACGACGATGCTCAAGGGCGCCGCTTTTCTTCTTGGAGAGGTTGGTCTATGTCTGCTACTCTACTTCCCTCTTACCTGCCCTCAgatgaaaaccctaactccggtgggcggcggcgtccttgacgtcgtgacctttCTGAAGGCGTCATCTTGAGGACTGAGTGGTTGTGAACACTATGTGGATCCTTGACGGTTACTGGTGTTGGGCACTGCTTCGGggaaaaccctaggatctggtcttccatATCCATTTTTATTTTGGGAACATCGCTTATAGAGCAGCGCTAGATGACAGAGACGGGAAGTGGAgtggcttcgtcttgcacggagcTTTGGTGGgcctgtcaagtcatgcctggctaaCAGGTGCTACGCTAAGTCATGCGTGGTTGGCAGGTGTTACGCACGACAGTTCTTCCAGAGTATTCGCGTCTGGACGGATGAGCGCGGGGCGGTGGCGCAGTTGGGAGCCGTGTTGGCTTCGACGGATGTACGGACTGGCAAGaatgatgcggatctctttcctgaagatgaGTTAGTGGTCCGAAgatgatggcggcttctaaaacgtgtgcatgcgGTGTGTGCTTTAGGGCCGTTGCATCGATTGTTGGTCCCGATGCGTTATGTGAATGGATTGGCGACGAGGTCGGTTTTAGATATAGGGAGTGAGAGCACTtcacattatcgagtttgtaggtgtaAGTCATGGCTTCGGCTGAATTAATTTATGTTCTTGTCACACCtttgtgaaataattaataaaaatggctgcatgcatcgattgatgcagaggccgaggATTTAAccttattttgaaaaaaaaactaccTCGCCGCTCGTGATATACCCACGAAGGGCATCCCTCACATCCCAGATTGTCCCACACTCCTTTTGTCACGGGCACACACGCTCTAGTTCTATTTCCAGTATTCGCTTAAGTGCTAAGAGCATGTATAGTAgagcccttaaacccttaaaaaaCATAAATAACCGTTTTTTACGGGTTGGGTAAAAAAAACACGTAGATTAGAACCACTTAACCCTTAAACCTTAAAAAAATTAAGGATCGGACCTGCAAACCCTCTCCCAACCTATAGAAGTGAGGATTGGGGGGCAAAATctaccccaaccctcacttcAATCCGGCCACGCGCTGGAGGGAAATTTCCCGTCCCCAACCTCCTCCCGCGCCTCCCCTGAGCAGCCGTCGGCCACATCTCGGGCCGCCGCCGTCGTCCCACCCCtgagctcctccaccgccgccggtcGTATCTCgggccaccgccaccgccgcccggagctcctccaccgccgccccgagctcctccaccgCCCCGAGCTCGTCCACACCGTCGGCCTCCTCCACCGCGGGCCGTCCAAGGTGAGCTCCCCTGCTCCTCCTCCCTCTGTCTCCACACCGCCGGCGTCATTTCTCTCCCCCCCCCCTTCCTCCTTGCCGGTAGAGATGGCTGATGGCTGTGACGAGGAATGGAAGCCGGCGGCCGTGTACTACTAGGGATCGAAGAGGAGCTCCAAGGTGATGAATCTCGTCATCTTTGATGCATTTCCTCATGTGTTCTAGTTTATTTATGGTGATGAATCTCGTCTTCCTTTGGTTTCAGGACGAGGAGCTTCGTGAAATAGAGTTTGGCCAGTTCAATGTTGCCGACCGCATGTCAGTTGAGGGCATGGATGGCAGGGCGAGGCACGGTGAACTGGCTAGGAAGAACCAGTTGCGGCAGAAAGAGATTGAAGAAAAGGAGGCTGAGAAGAAGGCTCAGAAGGAGAAGCACAAAATGGAGAAAACTATGATTGCTAAGATTCACAAGGAAGAACTGGTGTTTAGAGATAGGATGTTAGTATTTACCATCAGTATATGTTTTGGCTTGTGTGCCATTTTGTTTGCACTAGTAGTGAAGAAGTAGATCAGAGGTGTCATGTGTTAAGTAGTTTGTGTTCTTGTCAAATGCAAGCATGATAAAAATTGTCGACAAGTCATGTGTTAAGTAGTTACTATGTTATTGAGATGATGAAAATTGCGATATGTCAAATTACAGTTTTAAGGGCTGGGGttgaggcaaagactagaaccctcaaacccaacccttataacggaatatcccTGTTTTTAACCCTTAAAAGTGTTAAAAATGGTCaaatctcaacccttaaaactagttttaaatttaagggtttgagggctctactagacaTGCTCTAAGGGCGCCTTCGACCAGTTCCTTCTTAATCCCTTCCTTTCCATTTTTATCTGCATTGTCAACTGCATGTTCATGCAAATATTTATGCAAAGGAAACCAGGAGCATTCCGCGATTTATTAAGAATAAGCATATTTGCTCATGGTTATCAGATTcagcatttttcttctttttactCACAGATTGTACGAAATATGTTATTCCACTTCAGGGAACATGGTAATGAAGAATCTCAATGAAATTTTCCAAAAAGAGCAAGATGCATAATGATGATGACACCAGAGATGAGACTGCTCGGTGTGCTTGGGACGCACAAAGAATTCAGTTTTCGCTGAATGGTGACATTTTATTAGCTGTTCAATCCTCTCAAGTCCAACCAGGTGATCAGTCCGAGTCTTGGTCAGAGCACAATGAGGGCATGGAACTCGCAGTGCCAGCTTCAGTGTTTCCAGAAGCCGCATCAGTTGCACCAACAATTTCAGATCGAGTGCCGGCAATACAGAAATCATCGCAGATACCAACTGACCTTCAAGCCCCATTACCTCTGAACAAGGCCCTCAATGCCTTGAGAGGAAATAACGTGTAGTACGGAGTATATCTGAAGGCCCGGAGTTGTAATGATATGTGCGCTTTTGGACCATCGAGCAGCAGGACCTGTACGAAAGACTGTACTGCAACAAGAAACAATGTGGCTGGGATCCTGAGATGATCCGGCAGTTCTTCACCACAGCCTACATAAGTGAGGATAGGAACTCACGCTTTCCTTCTTGCTTTCAACGGCAATGTTCCTCTGCTAAAATGATGTCCCGAGTTACTAATCATACTAACTTCTACATTTGACAACAAAAAAAAGCAAAGAAGGCTGCCCTGTCATCAATAAGCTTCACAGCAGTGCATTATGATAGACCAGCCTGTAAACATTAGATGCACCCAAATATGCTCCTATCTAactcctccgtcccataatataagaatgTTTTTCACACTAGTGTAGTATTAAAAACACTCTTATATatgggaaggagggagtagcttatAAGTCCCGTGACACTGCAGGAATCAGACCAATGTTCAGTAGTGCAAAAATATAACTTTACAGCTTTCTTCAGGCTCACAAAAATGCTAAACAGGGGGCACTTGGATCATTAACTCTGTAGCCTTCACAAAGCTTCACAAGCAGCTCCAGGCTCACGAAATGATAGATAAGGGGACTTCATGTGTGTTAGCTTCAAGCCAAAATGAGACAAATTTACAGATTTCTCCAGAAGTTTCTGATCCCAGAAGCAAACGATTTCAGGCTCCCTAAAAGACTTGTATTGCTTGATCCCTGGCGCTCGACCTCGGGGTTGTCTTCTCTGCTCAACATAAAGAGAGACAAAATATGATCAGCATGTCCAGCATTAACATTTAAAAAAAGAGCTGAAATCCCAGCATGCTGTTTATGGGGAACTGTGATCAATAGGGTGTACAAACTCGATCTCTCTAAAACATGTCAAACCGTGACATGTACTAGCAAAATGAAAACAGTACAAATGAGGGTGTCATGTTTAGTGTTAATCCACCACCTGCCGATTTTATAGGAACGGCACTAAACTGCCATGAACATCCCTATATACAAGCAATTCACAAAAGGAAACAATTTATGGATGCATTTGTACAAACCTACTGCGATAGCGGATGCAATATGGGGTCTGAGCTTTTGAATAAAATGACTTGGTCAAACTATCAACTAACCATGCTCAGTAGGTAGTCGGAACAAGAAATTGGTTAGGTTCTGCAGGAATTCAACGTAAAAGGATTGAATAATAATTTGCCTTGCATTCTGAACCCCAACTAGGGATCCTAAACATGTTCAAACCAAGTTCCCAGGGTGGCAGTGGCACTGTTTTGGTTGTTCCCTTGCAGTATTATGATGATGACAAGTACCCTGGGGCTGGGACCAACGAACCACCCATTTGAATCATACGTCAGAAATCAATTGAGGCTTCTAGGTAAGATTATCAGGACACAAGTTCTCAGTGTTTGATAACATGAAGCATTTTCTCAATGACCAAAATCAATAGGATCTAACAAAGGCATTCGTACAAATCGATGGAAATCCGACAATTTGCTGGAAATGGCTATCACGATGGCTAAATGACACAACCAGTCCTCACGGTTGATCATATCGATGCAAGCATATTTAGTTATATGCATGCATTTGATTTAATAACTATTATCAATATAAGCAGTTAGCCATTTAGCATGTAACAAATAATACCTGTGAAGTACATTTCCTTTGATCACCGTGTCACGTTCAGTTTGATCAGATACAGTTGGTTCATTTGGATCATGGGAACTTTTCACATTGTTCGAATGCAACTCGTTAGCTTCAGTTTCCCATTGAGGATTCCCGTAGTCTGACTTAGTCTCTAGTTCCAAAGATATGGGTGCTTCAGTCTGCATTGGCATGATAATTTTGAGGAAATGGCAAATCTTGCCAACATACAAAATAAGGATATTGACAGAATATTTGAGTGCATAGCATTAGAACCTTCATGCTATCAATTTCTGCTTGTTTTGATACAGTCAGGTCATTCGCATCTGCTACTGCCGTACATGAATCTTGCTTGGCAATCTCAGTTTCTCCACTGTAATGAGAGGAGTCTTGTGACTCCAGAGATCCCAATGGTTGATTCTGCAGGGACAACATAGTATTACGCATATGAAAATACAGAAACCCAAGATACTGCTGGAATCATGTTTCCAGCTTGCCCCATTGAAACGTTAAACTGAACTAAAAACACCAGAGGAGTAGTTTAAAAATAAAGGTGAAACTAGGAGCGTACGTTTTCTATGATTGTAGTGCCCATAGCAGAATCTTTCTGGGAGAGGAGTGTGTCATCTGAGTTCAATGCACTGCTCCCACTCTCCTCGGGCCTTGATAGCTCAGCACATTCACCTGTCCCGTGAAGCTGGGCTGCCTCGGTGTTACGTAGTGGTAACTTCGCCTCATTGTACTTTGCGTCCAAAGAAATGGAAGCTTCAGTCTGCATATGCATAGTAATTTTGAGGAAAATGGCTACAAAATCTTGTCTGCATACAAAATAACAACATTGGGAGAATATTTGCAGTCAACTGCAGTGCGCAAATTCTGCATGGTAATTAAAGTTCTCCATTGAAATGAAAAGACTCTTAGGCATATTATGAAATATAAAGAAACAAAAGACAGGATCGTGTTTCCAGTTGCCCCATTTAAACATTAAAATGAAGTAGAACACTCAAGGAATAGTTTGAAAATAAAGGTGAAAGAAGGAGAGTGTACATTTTCCATGATTGTAGTGCCGGCAAAGGAATCTTTCTGGGATAGGAGCGTGGCATCTTCGTCCTGATTTCCATTAAAGCTGTGAGAGTTAAATGAACTGTTTCCACTCTCCTCCTCTGGCCTTGACTGCTCAGCACCTTCAGCTGTCTCCTGAAGCTGGGCTGCCTGAGACTTATCAAACGGAAACTTTATCTGGTTATACTTCACTTCCGAGAGTACATCCCTAATTGTGTAGTGACTCCCTCCAACACTTTTACGAATCATTTGACTAGTCGGAAATCGACCGTCATTTGATGCCTGGTAACTGCAGTTAAACAGAAGCACAAAATGCAAGACTCATGAGCATCACTGAATCAGAGCAAAGCAGAAGCCATTCAGTATCAGTGCACGTGCAATTGCCGCCTTTAGTCAGACTTTTCATACAGATTACGCATGTATTCCACTACGTTTATATTATTGGTGACTACTTCTCAGAATCTAACCCGGGGAACAGCACAAGAATGGCAATCCTTGACGCAAAATCACCAAAATCTCCGAATTGAAACCAATGAATCGTAATCACAAATGCTACAAAGCTAAGAGCACCTACCCCTCAATAAACTCCTTCATCCtagccttcctttcatttttggaTATGTATTCCCTCTTCTTGCCCTTGGGTGGGTCCGGAGCCGACAGCGGCGCCGCATGCGCCTTCCATCGCCATGTCCGGTAGCACGGCTTTGTGACCGCGGCAGAGACGCCCGAAACCACTGAAGAGAGAAGACATAATCGGAACAAAACATCAGCTCGAACACAGTTAACGCGCCGCCAAAGGGGGTGCATTCACCAAGTATACACCCCATTTGGGCTCGATTGCTTACCCTTTCTGGAGGCGGCGGGGGAGGAGAGGCGCGCGAACGCCTGCATCTGGGAGGGCAATGGAGGATTCGGCAGGACGGTGGTCTTAGGGTTTCATGGTGGCTGGATTCGACGAAAAAGAGGGAGGTTTTAGCTTGATGGGAAAGGCGAAGACGAGGACGACGGCGAGCGACGGCTGGGGTTAGGGGCAGAGGGCCGCCAGATGGTGTGCTGCGGGCCGGATGAGAATATTTGGTGTCCTCGGCACGAGCGTTCAACCCCGGCCCATATAGATCAGTCAGGCGCGTCGGGCTGATTGTGCACCTGCATTTCCTTAAAAAAAATGTGCATGATGCAAAATatgtcaaaataaaataaaatttcggGAGCGAAATATGTCAACGTGTCTACTAACTTAAATTCGAtggattattttattttattttttaaaaacggAGGTAAAAAAAATTCCTCGCGTGTTATCAAAAGAGAGAAGAGTTTGTTATAATAGGTCCCTTACACATGAATCAATCTATGATTGGATGGTTAGTAGGATAGTGGTATCCCTTTTCACCAGAGTCCAAGTTCCAGACTTGAGATTGATGCTCATATTTATTTAGATTTATTTCAGGCCTAACAATGATGCGGTGGGAGGAGACGTTTTCGTCGACTATAAAGTGTGTGTGGCAacttcgtcaatctcaagatgatgtgtCGATTCAGTTTCTTGAAGTTGCTCATAGGGAtagaatgtgtgtgtgtgtgtgcgtgtccaTAGGGGTGAGTGTATGCTCATGTATGTGAGTGAGTTTGGTTGTATGGTGTTTTAAAAATAGGTCCCTTACATGTCATGAATGGTTATTCTCGCACAAAAATGGACCATAATTTCTTAGCACTAACGACGACCCAAAAGTTTGCTTCAGAAAGGAGAGTGTCGAGTAACATAGGCGGCAGAGTAAATTTTTGGCGAAACACCCTTGTGTTTCTTTCATTCCAAAAATGATCCATGACAGGAGCATGGTTGGCAAAGCCATAGATTTTCGACAGGGTGTGCTCATGGCGGTTCTTCTTGCCCACCAACCCTCAACCGAGTCTTCCAAGTGCCATAAAGAAGTGTCCATGTGCTCGATGTGTAGTTTCTCAATGACCAAGTTCTAAAGCCGCAAGGCGTACCAAATTTGTAGAATAGGTGTGGTCCACATTCTTGTTCCCTTTTGCAAAGAGGACAAAGCTCATAATTTGGCCACCCTGAGTTGGCAGGCCTATCAACGGTCCAAACTCTATCTTGAATGACCAACCAAGCAAAAAAAACCTTTTGGTGGAGCCCAATTCTTCCAAACCATATCATCCATAGGATATAACACCAAGCCAAGGAATTGCACCTTGTATGCGGAGGTCGCGGAGTAGTGCCCACTTTGGTGTGTTTATAAACAAAGGTGTCTTCGGTGTTTTCATCAAGTTGGAAGTCATGCACAAGAGCCCAAAGGGTGAAGAATTTATAAATGTGTTCGATGGAGACAAGGGTTGTTGGCTTGATCTTTAGATCCATGCGTTATTCTTCAGGGACTCGCGCACCTTCCAATTCTCCTTCGAAGAGGCCTAAAAAATCAACGAAGCCACATCTTTGGGTTTGCGCCCAAGTAGCCAAGGGGGATCCCAAATGGAGTTCTCACCCCATTCCTCATCGTAATGGTTGTTGAGGCATAGAAGAAATCAAGGACCCCCTGTTCGAGAACATCGCATGGAAAATAAaagaattcctacgcacacgcaatacatatccatgatgatgatc
This genomic stretch from Hordeum vulgare subsp. vulgare chromosome 6H, MorexV3_pseudomolecules_assembly, whole genome shotgun sequence harbors:
- the LOC123402506 gene encoding uncharacterized protein LOC123402506, which encodes MQAFARLSSPAASRKVVSGVSAAVTKPCYRTWRWKAHAAPLSAPDPPKGKKREYISKNERKARMKEFIEGYQASNDGRFPTSQMIRKSVGGSHYTIRDVLSEVKYNQIKFPFDKSQAAQLQETAEGAEQSRPEEESGNSSFNSHSFNGNQDEDATLLSQKDSFAGTTIMENTEASISLDAKYNEAKLPLRNTEAAQLHGTGECAELSRPEESGSSALNSDDTLLSQKDSAMGTTIIENNQPLGSLESQDSSHYSGETEIAKQDSCTAVADANDLTVSKQAEIDSMKTEAPISLELETKSDYGNPQWETEANELHSNNVKSSHDPNEPTVSDQTERDTVIKGNVLHREDNPEVERQGSSNTSLLGSLKSFASGIRNFWRNL